The sequence below is a genomic window from Pleurocapsa sp. PCC 7327.
GATCCGAACTGTCTGAGTCACTTCGAGCGGATAGCCGTTTCGCGATCTCTTTAATTAAACCAAAGTCAGTCAGGACAATTTTATTATCTTGTCGTCGTCGGACGAGATTGGATGGCTTGATATTGCGGTGGATGACTCCCTGCTGGTGAACGAACGCTAAAACTTCTAAGACATCGTGAAGAACGGCTATAACCGTTTCTTCGCTCAAGTGCTGGTTTCTTTGAATCTCTTGAGAGAGAGCCTCGCCATCAATAAATTCTCGAACGATGTAACAGTCTTGCCCTTCCTCGAAGCAATCCCAAAGGTGGGAAATTTGAGGATGATTGCCCAAATCCTCTAAAACGGCTAAATCGTCTGCAAAGAGACGTTCTACATCTTCTAAGATGGAGGGGTCACTCGTTTGAGACTGGAGTTGTTTGAGGATACAAGGCGATTGGTAATGTCGCACCAAATTTTCTGCTAGATACGTATGACTCCCAATCTCTCCTCCTAAGTAGCGGCTAATTTTGTAGCGTCCACCTACTGTTTGTCCGATCTTGAGCAGAGGCTGTAAATCCTGAAGAACTTCAGCAACGGAGTGATAGCGCTCTTTCAAGTTTGGGCGTATCATCTTGTTTAAAATTGCGGCTAACTGCGGACTCACCCGCGTCAACCGCTCCCAGTCCTTTAGTGCGCCCGATTGCATATCTTCTAATTCTAGTGGCGATCGCGCCGTCAAGGCATAGATGGCTGTTTTGCCCAACGCATAGATATCGCTACTATAAACTGGTTTGCCGTTCTGTTGTTCTGGTGACATATAACCAGGCGTTCCAATCGCCTTGGTCATCATTGCCTGCGTCTGAGCATCAAATGACAGGGTGCCAATTTCTTTGACTGCACCGAAGTCAATCAGCACAATTTTGTTATCCCTTCGTCGTCGGATGAGATTGGATGGCTTAATATCGCGGTGGATGACTCCCTGCTGATGAACGAATGCTAAGATTTCTAAGACTTCCTTAAGGAAGTAGGTGACTTGAACTTCTTCTAGAGTCTGACGACCGACTTCAATTCTAAATTCTTCCCCATCAATAAATTCCTGGATCAGATAGAATTCTCCATCTTCTTCCAGATATGCTAAGACTTGGGGAATGCGATCGTGATTGCCTAGGCGCTGCAATACTTGCGCTTCGATCGAAAAACGTTCTTTGGCATTTTGCCATAGCGACGCACTATTAAATCTGAGTTGGAGTTGTTTGACAACGCACAAAGGTTGGTTAGGAAGTTCGGTATCTTTGGCTAGATAGGTCTTGCTAAACCCTCCACTTCCCAACTCTTGTAAAATTTGGTATCGACCACCTATGATTTCTCCTAACTCAGGCATGGTATTTGCTAAATTAATTCATAAATAACCTTAAGAACAGCCTATAACCCTAATAAAATTCATTATCGTTATAAAAAAATTCCTCCTTAAATACTAACCTATGAATAAGCCTTCAGATGAATAAGCTTTTCGAGAATCTGGAATGATAGGAGTAGTGTTTGTAGACCCATTTAGATCTAGGGTTATTTATCAGTCTTTTACAAAAAGTAAAGAGGAATGGATATGAAAAAGATGTCCGAGAAAAGCTGGCTTAAAAAATTATCTGGTTTTACAGGAGTTGCAGGGGTCAGCACCCTACTGAGCTTTCCCGTTTTGGCTCAATACTATTATCCCCCATCTAGTTTTTTTCAGCCTACTGCAAACTATTACGAAAGCGAGCAGGAGCCGATTGTTGATATCCTACTCAAATCTGGCGAATTTAAAACTTTTAATGCTTACTTAAAAGAAACAGGGATTGTTGAAACTTTAAAAGGAGAAAAGATGTTAACCATTTTTGCTCCAACGAACGAAGCGTTTGAGGCGTTACCTGAAAATGTTCGCGAAAAATTATCGCAACCTGAGAATTTGGAGAAAGTGCTGAAATATCACTTAGTTGCTGGTCTTATTGCTGAAGAAGATATAAAACGCGGAGAAATCGCAACTATTGAGGGACATTCGGTGAAAATTACGGGAGTTCCTATAGGCGATCGCGTTGGGGTTAAGCTCAACGAGGCGATGGCTAGCGATCCTCTTAAAGCTAACGATGGCACGATCGTTCCGATCGATGAGGTACTTTTACCCCCCAATTTTTAGAGTTTCGATAGTGAAGGGGAAATTTTTTAGATGACTCTAATCTAATCAAGAAAGAACGATTTGGATCGCTCGTTGCAAGTCTTCTAGCTCCCCGACAATGCGTCTTACAGGTCGGGGCCAAACTCGCACTAAAGTAGGCGTGGCAGAGACTTGGTTAGTTTCGGCTAGTTCTGGATGCTTAAGGATGTCTATCACTTTGAGCGTATAAGGATGTTGAAGCTGCTGCTCCAGGACTTGATGGAGCGTCTCCAGAGTTCGTTTGGTAGTCAGATCGTTACCAGCTACAAATAAGCGCAAGACGTAACTGCGGATTTGTTCCTCAGAAGGCAAGCTTTCTGAGGTTTCACTAAGAACTCGTCCGACTTTTGGGCGAGTAAGTTGCTGTTGGTTGTCCAAACACGCGACGAGATCGTGGTTTTCCCAAAGTGGAGCAAACGAAGGACGATAAGTTTCTAAAACGATAGGGTTGCACGTCTCCTCTTGCCAAGGTGCAAGCTGCCAAACTAACCCCTCCGTTCCAAAGATGGTATTGAGCAGGGGTTGATAGCGTCGTACTGCCGGATATACCTCAGCAAAGGTTTGTAGTTGCTGAGTCTGGGGATCGAACCAACGATCGACAGTCGCGGTGTATCCCGGAACTAGAAAATGAGGAGGTTCTGACAATCCTAGTAATTCTTGCAAGGCAACGCATAAATGTAAATGCCAGCGATCGCGTTTACTAGGATCGACACAGTAGACTAAATCTCCTCCAGGGGTAAACAACGCAATGCCTTTAAATATTTCAGGCACGATAGCAAAAAGAATAAAGTGCGCAATGAACTCGCCGAACCCTGCTAGACGCAAGTTCTAGCCCAACGGCAAGGAAAAAGGATGAAGGATAGAACACTTCATCTTTCATCCTTCTTTCTAGATTTTACCGCGCAGCATCATCGCCATTTCATTCGGCGTAGGTGATAATGCTAAGGCAGTCTCCTCGGTAATGCGTCCTTCTTGGTAGAGATTGAAGAGGGATTGGTTAGTAGTAATCATGCCATCGTACTCGCCTTCCTTCATCAGTTCTAGAATTTCGTCATTCTTGCCTTGGCGAATGTAATCTTTAATCGTTTCTGTATTAATCAGGATGTCGTGGTAAGCAGCCCGCTTTCCATCTGTAGTACGGCACAAGCCTTGGGCAATGATAGCAACTAGCGATTCTGCGATCGCGACTCGCATGGCATCCTGTTCCTCGGCGCTATAGAGGCTGAGAATACGCTCCAGGGTCTTGACAGCGCTGTTGGTGTGTAGGGTTCCCATAACCAAGTGACCCGTTTGCGCTGCTTTGAGAGCCGTGTTCACGGTTTCTTTATCCCGCATTTCCCCTACCAGAATGATATCGGGGTCTTCTCGCAAGGCAGCTTTGAGGGCATTGTCGAACTTGTGAGTGTGAATACCGACTTCGCGCTGTTTGATCAGAGAACGACGGCTTTGATGGACGAATTCGATCGGATCTTCGATGGTGATGATGTGCTTGGCGTGTTCTTTATTGATGTAATCTACCATCGCAGCCATGGTAGTAGATTTACCCGAACCCGTAGGACCCGTCACCAAAATAAGTCCTTTGTGTGCGTTGGAGATATCCTTAAAAACAGGAGGCAATCGCAACTGTTCCAAAGTTAAGATTTTCAAGGGAATCAAGCGCAACACCATTCCTGGACCTCTGAGACTGTCAAAAATGTTAATCCGAACGCGGGCGAAGTCGTATTGGGTTGCGCCGTCAAATTCTAGTTCTTTTTTGAAGCGCTGAATTTCTTCCTCGCTGAGAATCTCCCGCAGCCAACTCATGAAAGTGTTAATGTCCGTCTCTGGATATTCTAAGATAATCATTTCACCGCGATCGCGCATGCGCGGCAGTTCTCCAACTCCCAAGTGAACGTCAGAATAACCTTCATCATAGGCACGACGAATCAGTTGTGCCAGCGACGGCTGATTGGGGGCGCGTCCCGCTGCTCTAGGAGGCGGAGTAACAGCGGTTCTGGGCGGCGGTGGCGGAGGGACTGGCGGAACCGAACGCGGTGCTTGGGTCATAGGAATCTCCAGAATCTAAAAACCTAATTTCTCTATCCGTTATCGCTAGTATTCCCAAACCCCAATCATTGATAACATCGATCGCCATCAGCGATTAGATAGTAGAGTTGTCGATGGTTGCTTGTCCGACTTCCGACCTTCGTCCTTAGAAAGTTCTTAGTCGCCTTGAATATAGCTTTCGGCTTCGTTCCCTTCTTTTGCTATCGGCGTTACCAAGACTTTATCAACTCGATTCCCATCCATATCGACAACTTCAAATCGTAAATTCCCCCATTCAAAACTATCAGCTGCCATGGGAATTTTGCCGAGAAGGGTAATCACAAATCCGCCGACAGTATGATAATTTCCCTCTTTTTCTCCCGGTAATTCTTCGATGTGAAAAACTTCTTTAAAATCTTCAATCAATAAAATCCCATCGACTAACCAGCTACCATCCTCGCGTTGGACGATTTGCGGCGCTTCTGGCTGACCTGTTGTCGGAAGGTCTCCGATAATGGCTTCTAAAATGTCGGTGATAGTAACTAAACCTTGAATCACGCCATATTCGTCTACTACCAGTGCAAGATGATTGCCGCTTTGTTGAAATAATTCGAGAACTTTTAATCCCCTGGTACTTTCGGGGACAAATAACGGCTGTCGTAAAGATGAGGTAAGATCGAAAGGTTGATTGGCAAAACAAGAGGCAAGTAAATTATTGACCTGCACGATCCCTAAAACCTCGTCTAAACTGCCTTGGCAGACGGGGAAACGAGTATAGTTGCTGGTAATAATTTTTTGGCGATTGACTTCGGAAGAATCTTCGAGATCGAGCCAGACAATTTCCGGTCGCGTTGTCATGAGGGTGCTGACTCGGCGATCGCCCAAGCGCAAAACTTGCTCTAGCATATCCTGTTCGGCTTCCTCAAAGGTGCCCGCCTCGGTTCCCTGTTGGATCAAAATTTTGATTTCTTCTTCAGTAATGAGGGGTTCGTTAGAAACCGTTCCCGCACCCAAAAGGCGCAGCACCAAATCGGTGGAAAAACTCAACAAGCGAACGATTGGAGAAACCCCGCCAGATAGCCAGCGTAAGGGCATGGCGACGAGTCTGGCAATTTTTTCGGGATTATTTAAACCGAAACGCTTGGGGACTAATTCGCCAATCACTAGCGATAGATAGGTGATGATCAAAACCACGATCGCAAATGCGATCGCTTGGCTTTGAGCGGCTAGAATGGGAACTTGTTCTAATAATGCTGCCAGACGTTGTGTGATGTTTGCGCCTCCATAGGCACCAGCAACAATCCCGATCAGGGTAATGCCAATCTGAACTGTGGAGAGAATTTGGTTGGGATTGTTGGCGAGTTCTAACGCTACCCTAGCCTGTTTGTCCCCTTGAGCGCTAAGCTGTTCTAGGCGGATTTTGCGGGCTGAGACAATCGCTATTTCAGATAGAGCAAAGACACCGTTGAGGACGATTAACAGAAGAATGACTAAAATTTCGCTAGCAACAGAGAACATAGATTAAATAACTTGAGCTGCCTTGCCTCGTTGGCAGGATAGGCGAATGCCGATCGGGTCTAGTATTAGTCAAACATCATCATAGCTTGTATCTCTCGTACAATCTGTTAAAGAACAACAGGCGCTATCTACTTAGGAGATACTTTGCGAGGCGTTGCATCATTGCGAGATGATTTGTCACTTTTTCTTAACTTGAAAAGTTGGTTATTTTTTCGCGATCGCCAACCTAATAAAACCCCCATATTGAGCTTATATGACTCCATAAATATTTTTCTCTCTTAGATCATAAATCAGGAGTTTGATTGATAAAAATAACATCTCCTTCGACTTGGAGTAACAAAAAGTTTTCCGGTGTAGTCTGGCTAAATCATGTCGTAACCTACTAGTTTCTCCTTCGACTCTCGTCATCGATATTTTACTAATAATTTGGTCTCCATCTGGAAGAAACTTTGGGTAAACTTTATAGCCATCAGTTATCCCAAAATAACAATTCCCATGCTTAACCTTTTTCCATAATAGTTCAAAAGTTTTTGCCCTTCTATCGCTGATTACATCCTCTAATATCTCACAATAGTCTTTGTCTAAAGCTGTCCAAACCCAGATTTTATTTTTTTTTACCAATAAATGTTTGTAATTCATCTAGTTGTCCCACTTGTGGAATTCGGCTCTCATGATTCCTATCTGGTAACTGATTGGCTACCGGTTTAACCCAACGAATCACTGTGTTATGATTAACTTTAGTTATTCTTTCAATCGCTCTAAATCCATTGCCATTTAAGTACAGCATCAAACAGTCTTCTTGAACTTTTTTAGAATAACCTACTTCCGAATAGGACTCAATAAATTGACGACCGCAATCGGTGCATTGGTAATTTTGTTTTCCTCTTCTAGGACCATTTTTTCTAATTTTATTAGAATTCCATTTTGGACAGTTCATCTTGATTTTTTTGGGCTGGCGATCGCGCCGGTAAAATTTCCACCTTAATTCTAAATCATCCCGCAAATATGCAACGCCCTTTGCGATCGCGAATTCGCTACAGAAAATAACTTTGCAAATAGCTCAAGGTTAATTTTTTAGACTCTGCGACTAGACGTTGCCGAAAAGCATCTTCTTGACTCAGAGACAGCCACAGTAGAGTCCCGATCGCTTTCACCACTACAAAGGCGATCGCTTCATAATCGGCTTTCTTAACTCGCTACTCGCTCGTGACGACACGTATGTTTTATAGGAATCAAACTAGCTATCAAAAGCACTAAAGCTATACTGTTAGAGAGATAAGGGTCTTTCTTCCATTGAGATCGTTATTATCGACAAATAATTGAAATGACATTAGAGTCCGTCGTCCGTGCTTTAGCGCGATCGCCCCTCACTCAAGAATTGCTCCAAAAGCTGAACCAGCAGCGATCGCTGCTGTTGTCTGGCATGCCTCGCTTACCGAAGGGATTAGTTGCTTCGAGTTTGGCGCAATCTCAAGACAAAAATCTATTAGTCGTCTGCGCCACGCTTGAAGAAGCAGGGCGCTGGGCGACACAATTAGAGGCGATGGGGTGGAAGACCGTACATTTCTATCCTACCTCGGAAGCATCGCCCTACGAGCCATTTAACCCCGAATCAGAGATGATTTGGGGACAGATGCAGGTGTTGTCCTCTGTCGTTATTAGTCATTTGTCATTGGTAGGAGAAAAAGAACAAAGGACAAAGGACGAAGGACAAAAAACTAATATTGCTATCGTTGCAACGGAGAGGGCGCTACAACCTCATTTACCATGGCCAGAGATTTTTCAATATTATTGTTTGGAGTTCGAGCTAGGAATGGCGCAGGAGGCAAAAACCCTAGACTCGCACTTGGCAAGATTGGGTTACGAACGAGTCCCTCTGGTAGAAACTGAGGGGCAATGGAGTCGCCGAGGGGATATCGTCGATATTTTCCCCGTTTCGGCAGAATTGCCCGTGCGCCTGGAATGGTTTGGCGACGAACTAGAACAAATTCGAGAGTTCGATCCGGCAACGCAGCGTTCCCTTGATAAAATCGATCGCTTGGTTCTCACCCCGACAAGTTTTGCACCGATTATTGCTGCTGCAATTAAAAATATAGAAGATTCGCTATCGATATATCTTTCTGCTCAAGAGAAAGAAGCTTTTAGTACGGGAAATTTACCGGAAGGAATGCAACGATTTTTGGGAATTGCCTTTGAAAAACCCGCTTCTTTATTAGAGTATTTACCCAAGAATACTCTATGCGTATTTGATGAAATCGAACAATGTCGCGCCCATAGCGATCGCTGGGTTGAGTATGTCGAAGATCGATGGTTAGAGTTAGACAAACCTTTACCAAAAATTCATCGTTCTTTTGAGGAATCTTTTCAATTAGCCGAACAATTTCCAATTGTTTATTTATCCGAACTTGCCGAAGAAATCTATCATCATTCAATTTATACAGTTAATCTTTCCAGCCGTCCCATTCCAACAACTCCCCATCAATATGCAAAACTAGCTGAAATTTTGCGAGGAAAGCGAGAAATTTATAGTGGCATTACCCTCAGTAAATATGCTAGCTGGATTATTTCCGCTCAACCTTCTCGGACGGTGTCGCTATTACAAGAACACGACTGTCCCGCACAATTTATCCCCAATCCACGCGACTATCCAGCCATAGAAAAACTCAACGCGCAAAATACAGCAGTTGCCTTAAAATATTCTGGCTTAGCAGAATTAGAAGGGTTTATTTTACCGACTTATCGTATCGTCGTCGTTACCGATAGAGAATTATTCGGACAACACGCATTAGTAAGCCTTGGCTACGTACGAAAACGTCGCCGTGCTGCCTCTAAACAAGTCGATCTCAATAAATTGCGTCCG
It includes:
- a CDS encoding hemolysin family protein, which encodes MFSVASEILVILLLIVLNGVFALSEIAIVSARKIRLEQLSAQGDKQARVALELANNPNQILSTVQIGITLIGIVAGAYGGANITQRLAALLEQVPILAAQSQAIAFAIVVLIITYLSLVIGELVPKRFGLNNPEKIARLVAMPLRWLSGGVSPIVRLLSFSTDLVLRLLGAGTVSNEPLITEEEIKILIQQGTEAGTFEEAEQDMLEQVLRLGDRRVSTLMTTRPEIVWLDLEDSSEVNRQKIITSNYTRFPVCQGSLDEVLGIVQVNNLLASCFANQPFDLTSSLRQPLFVPESTRGLKVLELFQQSGNHLALVVDEYGVIQGLVTITDILEAIIGDLPTTGQPEAPQIVQREDGSWLVDGILLIEDFKEVFHIEELPGEKEGNYHTVGGFVITLLGKIPMAADSFEWGNLRFEVVDMDGNRVDKVLVTPIAKEGNEAESYIQGD
- a CDS encoding fasciclin domain-containing protein encodes the protein MKKMSEKSWLKKLSGFTGVAGVSTLLSFPVLAQYYYPPSSFFQPTANYYESEQEPIVDILLKSGEFKTFNAYLKETGIVETLKGEKMLTIFAPTNEAFEALPENVREKLSQPENLEKVLKYHLVAGLIAEEDIKRGEIATIEGHSVKITGVPIGDRVGVKLNEAMASDPLKANDGTIVPIDEVLLPPNF
- a CDS encoding IS1 family transposase (programmed frameshift) — translated: MNCPKWNSNKIRKNGPRRGKQNYQCTDCGRQFIESYSEVGYSKKVQEDCLMLYLNGNGFRAIERITKVNHNTVIRWVKPVANQLPDRNHESRIPQVGQLDELQTFIGKKNKIWVWTALDKDYCEILEDVISDRRAKTFELLWKKVKHGNCYFGITDGYKVYPKFLPDGDQIISKISMTRVEGETSRLRHDLARLHRKTFCYSKSKEMLFLSIKLLIYDLREKNIYGVI
- a CDS encoding type IV pilus twitching motility protein PilT, with amino-acid sequence MTQAPRSVPPVPPPPPPRTAVTPPPRAAGRAPNQPSLAQLIRRAYDEGYSDVHLGVGELPRMRDRGEMIILEYPETDINTFMSWLREILSEEEIQRFKKELEFDGATQYDFARVRINIFDSLRGPGMVLRLIPLKILTLEQLRLPPVFKDISNAHKGLILVTGPTGSGKSTTMAAMVDYINKEHAKHIITIEDPIEFVHQSRRSLIKQREVGIHTHKFDNALKAALREDPDIILVGEMRDKETVNTALKAAQTGHLVMGTLHTNSAVKTLERILSLYSAEEQDAMRVAIAESLVAIIAQGLCRTTDGKRAAYHDILINTETIKDYIRQGKNDEILELMKEGEYDGMITTNQSLFNLYQEGRITEETALALSPTPNEMAMMLRGKI
- a CDS encoding circadian clock KaiB family protein — its product is MPEIFKGIALFTPGGDLVYCVDPSKRDRWHLHLCVALQELLGLSEPPHFLVPGYTATVDRWFDPQTQQLQTFAEVYPAVRRYQPLLNTIFGTEGLVWQLAPWQEETCNPIVLETYRPSFAPLWENHDLVACLDNQQQLTRPKVGRVLSETSESLPSEEQIRSYVLRLFVAGNDLTTKRTLETLHQVLEQQLQHPYTLKVIDILKHPELAETNQVSATPTLVRVWPRPVRRIVGELEDLQRAIQIVLS